A single window of Rubripirellula lacrimiformis DNA harbors:
- a CDS encoding AAA family ATPase, which translates to MERVVLGKPDVVQMLTVALLAGEHVLLEDVPGVGKTLAAKALAQSIHGSFSRLQFTPDLLPSDITGSMIYRSDTREFEFSPGPIFANVILADEINRAPPRTQSALLEAMSEGQVSIDGKTHPLPKPFIVVATQNPFEFEGTYALPESQLDRFLLRTSIGYPSRETEQQVMLTHRMGEPVDSLDAVIGVEGIMTAQRLVREIRFDETLVDYLLDIVEATRNHDGFQVGVSTRGALSFYRGCQARALTENRDFVTPDDIKALAVPSLSHRVLPEGIFQGASREAVETQLADLLQQVPVPV; encoded by the coding sequence ATTGAACGCGTGGTACTGGGAAAGCCCGACGTGGTGCAGATGTTGACGGTTGCCCTGTTGGCGGGCGAACATGTTCTGTTGGAAGACGTTCCGGGGGTCGGCAAGACCTTGGCAGCGAAGGCGCTTGCGCAGAGCATCCATGGCAGTTTTTCGCGTTTGCAGTTCACGCCCGACCTGCTGCCCAGCGACATTACCGGCAGCATGATCTATCGATCCGATACGCGTGAGTTCGAATTTAGCCCGGGCCCGATTTTTGCCAACGTCATTTTGGCGGACGAAATCAACCGGGCTCCGCCGCGGACGCAGTCGGCGTTGTTGGAAGCGATGAGCGAAGGCCAGGTTTCGATCGACGGAAAAACGCACCCGCTGCCCAAGCCGTTCATCGTCGTGGCGACTCAGAACCCGTTCGAGTTCGAGGGAACCTACGCGTTGCCGGAAAGTCAGCTGGATCGATTCCTGCTGCGTACTTCGATTGGATACCCCAGCCGCGAAACTGAACAACAGGTGATGTTGACTCACCGGATGGGCGAACCGGTCGATTCTTTGGACGCCGTGATCGGTGTCGAGGGAATCATGACTGCCCAGCGTTTGGTGCGCGAGATTCGCTTTGACGAAACACTGGTGGACTATTTGCTAGACATCGTCGAAGCGACTCGGAACCATGATGGATTTCAAGTGGGCGTCAGCACTCGTGGAGCACTCAGTTTCTATCGCGGATGCCAGGCGCGGGCGCTGACGGAGAACCGGGACTTTGTGACCCCGGACGACATCAAGGCTTTGGCGGTTCCGTCGCTATCGCACCGCGTGTTGCCAGAGGGGATTTTCCAAGGCGCCAGTCGCGAGGCGGTCGAGACCCAATTGGCGGATCTGTTGCAACAGGTGCCCGTCCCGGTTTAG